Proteins encoded within one genomic window of Nitrospina gracilis 3/211:
- the lpdA gene encoding dihydrolipoyl dehydrogenase translates to MADKRLLVIGAGPGGYAAAFYAADRGIDVTLVNDDKSMGGVCLQRGCIPSKTLLHIARLVNETKEAREWGLVFGDPKIDVDRLRQWKNEVIGKMSQGLAQLCKQRGVKYVPGRAVFESPKRVKVGEESIEFEHAILATGSRPIVPGDFAIDSPRLLDSTSALEVEDIPGRLLIVGGGYIGLEMGTVYAALGSKVTVVEMTDGLLPGVDRDLVRVLQAKLRKDFEAIHLGTRLEALQEVKEGLKVSFKGESESREEMFDKILISIGRQPNTENLGLEKTRIELDKRGFVKVDKSGRTMEQTIFAIGDVIGGAMLAHKASYEGKRVVETILGESQDLLDPVIPAVVFTDPEIAWCGLTEEQAKAEGREVEVCKFPWGASGRATTLGRNDGQTKLILEPKTGKILGIGLVGTNAGELISEGVLAIQLGATAEDLAHSIHPHPTLSETLMEAAEIFLGAPTHIFKKKR, encoded by the coding sequence ATGGCAGATAAACGATTGCTGGTTATTGGAGCCGGACCCGGTGGTTATGCCGCTGCCTTTTATGCGGCCGACCGTGGCATCGATGTAACCCTGGTCAATGATGACAAGAGCATGGGGGGGGTGTGCCTGCAACGCGGATGCATTCCTTCCAAAACCCTCCTGCATATAGCCCGTCTGGTCAACGAGACAAAAGAGGCCCGAGAATGGGGGTTGGTTTTCGGTGACCCCAAAATCGATGTCGACCGCCTGCGCCAGTGGAAGAATGAAGTCATCGGCAAAATGTCGCAGGGCCTTGCCCAATTATGCAAGCAACGCGGTGTGAAATATGTGCCCGGCCGCGCCGTTTTTGAAAGTCCCAAACGGGTGAAAGTTGGAGAAGAGTCCATCGAATTCGAGCACGCCATCCTGGCTACCGGGTCCCGTCCCATCGTCCCCGGCGATTTCGCCATCGACAGCCCGCGCCTTCTGGATTCCACAAGCGCTTTGGAGGTGGAAGACATTCCCGGTCGCCTGCTCATTGTGGGTGGGGGTTACATCGGGTTGGAAATGGGTACGGTGTATGCCGCTCTGGGTTCAAAGGTCACAGTGGTGGAAATGACTGACGGCCTGCTTCCCGGCGTGGACCGGGATTTGGTCCGGGTTCTCCAGGCGAAACTTCGAAAGGATTTCGAGGCCATTCACCTTGGAACCCGGCTGGAAGCTCTTCAGGAGGTGAAGGAGGGATTGAAGGTTTCGTTCAAGGGCGAATCGGAGTCGAGGGAAGAAATGTTTGATAAAATCCTCATTTCCATCGGCCGGCAGCCCAATACGGAAAACCTCGGTCTGGAAAAGACGCGCATCGAACTCGACAAACGCGGTTTTGTGAAGGTGGATAAAAGCGGGCGGACGATGGAGCAAACGATCTTCGCCATTGGGGATGTCATCGGCGGCGCCATGCTGGCACACAAGGCGTCATATGAGGGGAAACGTGTTGTGGAGACGATCCTGGGAGAGTCCCAGGATTTGCTGGATCCAGTCATCCCCGCAGTGGTGTTCACCGATCCGGAAATCGCCTGGTGCGGTTTAACCGAAGAGCAGGCCAAGGCCGAGGGCCGTGAAGTGGAGGTGTGCAAGTTTCCGTGGGGTGCATCCGGACGCGCCACCACACTGGGCCGCAATGACGGACAGACCAAGTTGATCCTGGAGCCCAAAACGGGAAAAATCCTGGGCATTGGGCTGGTCGGCACAAATGCCGGGGAACTTATTTCTGAGGGTGTGTTGGC